From Erigeron canadensis isolate Cc75 chromosome 8, C_canadensis_v1, whole genome shotgun sequence, one genomic window encodes:
- the LOC122580307 gene encoding protein CHROMATIN REMODELING 19, with the protein MKRGLESIEISDDEWSNHDFDSSRILNNNNNKPSSSSVKSKTLPPIESFAFSSKTDNNYLSDNSYSSSSSDCVEIKKESLEDDDFAEAPTTTVSSRGRRFVIDDEDDDDDDMPNVENDQNRVAFEEVVEEEDFDDDDVVVLNDDDESEENDVVGKALQKCAKISAQLRSELYGSSTNACDRYAQVDDGTSSVRIVTHDDICEACGNTDGLLKPYQLVGVNFLMLLYRKKVAGAILADEMGLGKTIQAITYLSLLNHLENDPGPHLIVCPASVLENWERELRKWCPSFTVLQFHGAGRVAHSKQLSSLSKSRMPPPFNVILVCYSLFERHSAQQKDDRKLLKRWKWSCVLMDEAHALKDKNSYRWKNLMSVARNANQRLMLTGTPLQNDLHELWSLLEFMMPDLFETEDVDLKKLLNAEDTELITRMKSILGPFILRRLKSDVMQQLVPKVQKVEYVHMDKEQSKAYQESIEEYRAATHARIAKPGEVNSVPLPRRQISNYFVQFRKIANHPLLVRRIYTDKDTIRFAKMLHPKGVFGDECTLDRVIEELKSYSDFSIHKLLLYYSDGNSESLSDDHVMISAKCRALAELLPTLVHDGHRVLIFSQWTSMLDILEWALDVIGVTYRRLDGGTQVTERQTIVDTFNNDTSINACLLSTRAGGQGLNLTGADTVIIHDMDFNPQIDRQAEDRCHRIGQTKPVTIYRLVTKDTVDENVYEIAKRKLVLDAAVLEGGVEVENQGETADKTMGEILSTLLLG; encoded by the exons ATGAAGAGAGGATTGGAATCCATCGAAATATCCGACGACGAATGGTCAAACCACGATTTTGACTCTTCCAGAATacttaacaataacaataataaaccctcttcttcttcagttaaatccaaaaccctaccTCCAATCGAATCCTTCGCCTTTTCGTCGAAAACGGACAACAACTATTTATCAGACAACTCTTACTCATCTTCATCTTCCGATTGTGTTGAGATAAAAAAGGAGAGTTTGGAAGACGACGATTTCGCCGAGGCTCCGACGACTACGGTGTCTAGCCGTGGCCGGAGGTTTGTAATCGATGATGAAgacgatgacgatgatgataTGCCGAATGTCGAAAACGATCAAAATCGTGTGGCGTTTGAAGaagtagtagaagaagaagattttgatgatgatgacgttGTGGTtttgaatgatgatgatgaaagcgAAGAGAATGATGTTGTTGGGAAAGCGTTGCAGAAATGTGCGAAAATATCGGCTCAGTTACGGAGTGAGCTTTACGGCTCTTCGACGAATGCGTGTGATCGATATGCTCAAGTTGATGATGGAACTTCTTCTGTTAGAATTGTTACTCAT GATGATATATGTGAAGCATGTGGAAATACCGATGGTCTGCTTAAACCGTATCAGCTCGTTGGTGTTAATTTTCTCATGCTTTTGTATAGGAAGAAAGTTGCAGGAG cgATATTGGCCGATGAGATGGGTCTTGGCAAGACTATTCAG GCAATAACATACCTTTCCTTGCTGAACCACTTGGAAAATGACCCTGGACCTCATTTGATTGTTTGTCCTGCATCTGTTTTGGAAAACTGGGAAAGAGAACTGAGGAAATGGTGTCCATCATTTACAGTGCTACAATTCCATGGAGCTGGAAGAGTAGCTCATTCTAAACAGCTGAGCTCTTTGTCGAAAAGTAGAATGCCACCTCCATTCAATGTCATTCTTGTATGTTACTCACTTTTTGAACGACACAG TGCACAACAGAAAGATGATCGTAAACTCTTGAAACGTTGGAAGTGGAGCTGTGTATTGATGGATGAGGCTCATGCTTTAAAGGATAAGAACAGCTATAGATGGAAAAACTTGATGTCTGTTGCAAGAAATGCCAACCAGCGTTTAATGCTTACAGGGACTCCATTGCAGAATGATTTACAT GAGCTATGGTCATTGTTGGAGTTTATGATGCCCGATTTATTTGAAACAGAAGATGTGGACTTGAAAAAACTGTTAAATGCAGAAGACACAGAGTTAATTACTCGAATGAAGTCAATTTTGGGACCCTTTATTCTAAGACGCTTAAAATCTGATGTAATGCAGCAATTAGTTCCAAAGGTTCAAAAG GTTGAATATGTTCACATGGACAAGGAACAAAGCAAAGCTTACCAAGAATCCATTGAGGAATATCGTGCTGCTACACATGCTCGCATTGCAAAGCCTGGAGAAGTCAACAGTGTTCCTCTTCCTCGGCGTCAGATTTCAAACTATTTTGTTCAGTTCAGAAAG ATTGCAAATCATCCATTACTGGTCAGGCGCATTTACACAGATAAAGATACGATTCGATTCGCTAAAATGTTGCATCCAAAAGGTGTATTTGGTGATGAATGTACTTTGGACAGAGTAATCGAGGAGCTTAAAAGTTACAGTGATTTCTCTATTCATAAG CTTTTACTTTATTATAGTGATGGTAACTCGGAAAGTCTTTCAGATGATCATGTTATGATTTCTGCGAAATGCCGG GCCTTGGCTGAACTCCTCCCTACATTAGTGCATGATGGGCATCGGGTACTTATTTTTAGTCAGTGGACTTCGATGCTTGACATCTTAGAGTGGGCTCTAGATGTAATCGGAGTTACGTACAGACGACTCGATGGCGG GACTCAGGTAACAGAGAGACAAACAATTGTGGACACATTCAATAACGATACATCCATAAATGCATGCTTGCTGTCTACAAGGGCAGGAGGACAGGGGCTAAATCTGACCGGAGCTGATACCGTTATTATACATGACATGGACTTCAACCCCCAAATTGACCGACAAGCTGAAGACCGTTGTCATCGCATTGGTCAAACCAAACCTGTTACTATCTATAG GTTGGTAACAAAGGATACAGTTGATGAGAATGTATATGAGATTGCGAAGAGGAAACTTGTACTTGATGCTGCTGTACTCGAAGGCGGTGTTGAAGTGGAAAATCAAGGTGAAACAGCGGATAAAACCATGGGAGAAATACTATCAACTTTGTTATTGGGATGA
- the LOC122578944 gene encoding psbP domain-containing protein 2, chloroplastic — MKNALPQKMITMISSNYSSCGLGFLKINPTHPQSNTHCCVSCNLQHINPNNNNKNGCLPTTTRRRDLLTILTVTPTLSILTPTTTNTWAQTDDNNDDFLELKTYTDVNQGFTLLIPASWTKVEKAGATVLFEDPSKGSNNVGVVVTPVRLNKLSEFGDPQFVSNKLIQAEKRKESTKDVEIVSFKERPGQKKDIQVYEFEYKLDSTRGGLKTIFSAAFVASKKLYLLNIAHSDNPQQPMSNHRRMMLEQVLHSFDVLTPSSTTTFNTQV, encoded by the exons ATGAAAAATGCTCTCCCACAGAAGATGATAACCATGATATCATCTAATTATTCATCATGTGGCCTTGGCTTTCTCAAAATAAATCCAACACATCCGCAATCAAATACCCATTGTTGTGTTTCTTGTAATCTTCAGCATATAAATCccaataacaacaataaaaatGGCTGCTTGCCCACCACCACAAGAAGAAGAGACCTGTTAACTATACTCACTGTAACACCAACATTATCTATACTTacacccaccaccaccaacacatGGGCTCAAACagatgataataatgatgattttTTAGAGCTTAAAACATACACTGATGTCAATCAAGGGTTTACACTTCTCATTCCTGCTTCTTGGACTAAg GTTGAAAAAGCAGGGGCAACAGTGTTGTTTGAGGATCCAAGTAAAGGAAGTAACAACGTGGGTGTTGTAGTCACACCTGTTCGTTTAAATAAGTTAAGTGAGTTTGGTGATCCTCAATTTGTTTCTAATAAACTCATTCAGGCCGAGAAACGCAAG GAAAGCACAAAAGATGTAGAAATCGTGTCGTTTAAGGAGAGACCAGGCCAAAAGAAAGATATACAAGTGTATGAGTTCGAATACAAATTAGATAGCACAAGGGGAGGGTTAAAGACAATATTTTCAGCTGCATTTGTGGCCTCAAAGAAGCTCTACCTCTTAAACATAGCTCACTCAGACAACCCTCAACAACCTATGAGTAATCATAGACGGATGATGTTGGAACAAGTTCTTCATTCCTTTGATGTCTTGACACCATCTTCCACAACAACCTTTAACACACAAGTATAA